TCACAATGTTCTTTCATTACCAATTTATTGGGgcattttttatttgcttCTTTTACTAATTCTTCTTTGTATGTAAAGGCTCttgaaaaatcatcaaattccTTAgcattttcgaatatttttatttctgatgTTTGAAATTTAGGGATGAGCGATTTATTTTGGTGTATTTCATGCATAAATTTATAAACGCCATGAGGAATCTCTAATTGTGGGTGTGTAAATGAGTACattaaatggattttataaaaagtgttATGAAAATCTGCAgtgattttaatcatttttcccaattttttacaaatcatCATCTTTACTACTTCATTCATTGGTTTTGATGGGTTTAATGTGGGTTGTTTGGTAATGTGGTTTAAAATGGCGAAGATTTTATCTTCCCTAGTTCGTAAAACGCAATTTTTCACATTCAATCGCAAATCTtgacaaatttttgttaaatcttCCCTATTTAAGAGTGTTAAAAGATTCgataaatcatcattttcatAGTTAGTTTGTATAAAAccatatttttctaaatctgtaatcatttcatgaatttctaaagatatcaaatttaacTTATTGCGACCctttaaacttttaataaaactctCCGGGTTATACCACTTAATTTGATGTGTAAATAACTTGCAACAAATAAATTGGTAGAGAGTTTTTATGGaacaaaatgataaaattaaatttttttcattttcaaacaataaatCTTCAAAACTAGGCCTTAAAGAGTGCTTAATTATCACCCAAATATTATTTAAGGCATTTTTAAAGACTTCTTTGCATTCAAAATCATCCAAATCAACACCAAATTCGCATTCATAAATTAAACCTTCTATATTCAAAGCATAACTTTTATGAGAATAATTAAGACTAGATTCTAATTGAGTTTTGGTaagtttaaaatcattttttatgtttaaacaaGGTTTAGTTACTgctatatttataatttccgAGGAAGAATCAGATGagttaagttttattttgctCCTATTATTGTTTAACTTCAATAAGGAATTCTCATCTCGctctaaatcaattttaacctTTTTAGATGGAGATGTATCCGCATTTAATATAGGTTCATCATCAAAATAAATCTGTGGTGATAAAGGACAACAGTTTACTTCAATCATTTCTTCTTTTACaattacttttttcattgGGTCATCATCATCACTTTCTTTATCaggtttcttattttttaaacgttttgaaCGGCGACACCTTTGAGGCTTCTTTATGGTAGATTTAAACTTTGACTCTTGAAACGTAAGGGGGCCTTTACATGGCGAAAAAAAGGACTTTATCGATGattgtttaaaagaaataacttCTACATCATTTTCAGCCATTGTTTATGGCGCgctttttcttatctttttagGTTAGGCATCTCGTtatctataaaaataatatcattaattagtaattaacgtaccaatataacattaatttgtaaaataacttaccttttaaaataatattgaaaattggttgttataaaatttttttgatggtgtaaacaaaaaaataatcttactAAATGTCACTTCAACAAACACAAAATTCCCTAATACAAATTCCATAAAAAACGTCTTTGTAACTACTCGTTacgtattttattataatgaatcattttacgcaaaactttttgttattgtaaaataaatacacttaaaattgcatttaatattttctaatttttttttcttaagttgGTGATATTCCAAAATGGCCACATGTTATTAAAGAGGTTATGTTTCATAGTAAACacaattcaattcaaaaaatcgatttaaattaatcttaaaataattaaaaatgtctaaaatatctaaaattcCCGACTTAATAAAGACGATACAAGACGACGAAGATGTCGAGGATTTTTCTGAAGATTCAGATGTAGAATTGGAGGTAaaacttaacctcacttttttttcaCTCAATCAAcattatttatcttttaaagaaTCACTTTCAACCGACcaaggaaaagaaaaaggagAAAGATTTCAACACTGACTTTCAATTTGTAAGTTCTGTGGAGGAATACAATAAAGATGAATGGAACGATTTGATGAAATATGTAAAACGAAAAGCGAAAACAAAAAccgatgataaaattaaaaaagttttagctGCTAAAAATCAAagtgaaattataaataatgatgaaaatgaGGCAAATGGAAACGATGATATTTGTATATCGGATGATGAGTTGGTTCATGATAATATCaagaataaggataaaaagaaaaagaagaaaaataaatcagGGAATGGGGAAGAAGAGTTTTTTGAAGATGTGcatactaaaactgatggggTTACTTTTTATGAAATGAATTTATCACGTCCTCTTATGAAAGCTATTgttgaaatgaaatatgtTCATCCAACTCCAATTCAATCAACAACTATTCCAATTGCTTTACttggtaaatatttttataattttaattaataataataattggaaataataataagattaCAATGTTACAAGAAATAACAACATTATCCATAACTAATCTAAATCCTACCCTTTTCCCCAGCCTCTCTATGTCTCATTGCTCCCACAACCTCCCACAAACTTACTATACTCCACCAGCAGATGGTGTAGAGACTCCCCACAGAGCTTGAACCCCCTCTCCTCATCTCTCATCCAATATTTTGGATTGTACCTACTTTCCCTTATCACCGTCCTATCTCTTGCATTTCCACATCCTTGTCCCTGCTCTCCAGTAGTTTCCACATCTCAATCCACCCTTACTTGCCTCAATCTGTCTGTAGCACTCCCCAagattttaatcgattaacCGCCTCCATCCTCACTTTATCTACCTTCATTTCTTCCCTAACTATACAGAGTGACTGGCACATaaacgtatttattgaaatgcaTTATTATAGAGCTCATTTGCAATTGATT
This genomic stretch from Onthophagus taurus isolate NC chromosome 7, IU_Otau_3.0, whole genome shotgun sequence harbors:
- the LOC111413718 gene encoding fanconi-associated nuclease 1-like; the protein is MAENDVEVISFKQSSIKSFFSPCKGPLTFQESKFKSTIKKPQRCRRSKRLKNKKPDKESDDDDPMKKVIVKEEMIEVNCCPLSPQIYFDDEPILNADTSPSKKVKIDLERDENSLLKLNNNRSKIKLNSSDSSSEIINIAVTKPCLNIKNDFKLTKTQLESSLNYSHKSYALNIEGLIYECEFGVDLDDFECKEVFKNALNNIWVIIKHSLRPSFEDLLFENEKNLILSFCSIKTLYQFICCKLFTHQIKWYNPESFIKSLKGRNKLNLISLEIHEMITDLEKYGFIQTNYENDDLSNLLTLLNREDLTKICQDLRLNVKNCVLRTREDKIFAILNHITKQPTLNPSKPMNEVVKMMICKKLGKMIKITADFHNTFYKIHLMYSFTHPQLEIPHGVYKFMHEIHQNKSLIPKFQTSEIKIFENAKEFDDFSRAFTYKEELVKEANKKCPNKLVMKEHCEEILTELKLILNQRNYKNTKPGFLNRFTSGHKYASALVFGITKLSGTFLERSKVWIEELLNQNQFRIRKKSFLYGQLATIYKKFYKDNQKACETLIRGLKDDSLSFSDECELIYRVTSFMKKRECNKFFDDDVLESLKRAPNVNLFSTITIQGKQKSNEPYFVHTTSSEDREYLRVEIFAIRHYVTNSEFTNGIHCEGTIINMLFFILFWDIIYKEDNAIPIFINPNQTVPLDLNHDEFYTRRKDLIDERIEKIKFGWSQDEFNEYVRNAWEEAEPCKGVVKVFDIDVTFRFIEVIGRNVIGEIMERFVESYDECRAGLPDLFLWNDLKCKFVEVKGPGDQLSTKQKLWISFLHEIGVDVEVCRVKRLGGN